The proteins below come from a single Micromonospora citrea genomic window:
- a CDS encoding GNAT family N-acetyltransferase gives MIGQVAVRRFPSLTVSTPRTEVRALTAADAKAADEVFADRQTQRWLPLVDTSGQIDGLAWCTDLARQRRDSGDGDHYAVVRREDDRVVGCLWTRRTDWGARCTEVSYAMAPHARGFGLAVEAVDALAIALILEHDFQRVELRVAPGNLASRRVAEKAGFSYEGLLRNAGFVRGGRVDLEVWSFVVADLR, from the coding sequence GTGATCGGCCAGGTGGCGGTGCGCCGCTTCCCGTCGTTGACGGTCTCCACGCCGCGCACCGAGGTGCGTGCGCTGACCGCCGCCGACGCGAAGGCGGCCGACGAGGTCTTCGCCGACCGGCAGACCCAGCGGTGGCTGCCGCTGGTCGACACGTCCGGCCAGATCGACGGGCTGGCCTGGTGCACGGACCTGGCGCGGCAGCGGCGCGACAGCGGCGACGGCGACCACTACGCGGTGGTGCGCCGGGAGGACGACCGGGTGGTCGGCTGTCTGTGGACCCGGCGCACCGACTGGGGCGCCCGGTGCACGGAGGTCTCGTACGCGATGGCGCCGCACGCCCGGGGCTTCGGGCTGGCGGTCGAGGCGGTCGACGCGCTCGCCATCGCGCTGATCCTCGAACACGACTTCCAGCGCGTCGAGCTGCGCGTCGCCCCCGGCAACCTGGCGTCCCGGCGGGTCGCCGAGAAGGCCGGCTTCAGCTACGAGGGGCTGCTGCGCAACGCCGGCTTCGTCCGGGGCGGCCGGGTCGACCTGGAGGTCTGGTCCTTCGTCGTCGCCGACCTCCGCTGA
- a CDS encoding ATP-dependent DNA ligase produces MGSVRFLDLAATSAAVGATRARRAKVELLAEALRALDPDEVPAGAGWLAGELRQRQTGVGWASLRDLPPPAAEPTLTVAAVDAAIDEIAAVRGPGSQARRRSLLGALYAAATADEQRLLTGLFSGELRQGAQAGLLADAVARAAEVPVAAVRRALLLAGDLRAVAVAALDGGASALAAFGLQVGRPLAPMLAQSAPSVDEALAATGTPAVVDVKLDGIRIQVHRSGHDIAVFTRSLDDITARVPEVVAAVRALPARELVLDGEAIGLDATGRPLPFQETSSRAARRTTPSTTGRAPVAPAVLAAAETTGEPVLTPYFFDLLHIDGDDMIDLPGRERWAALAAAVDPPLLVGRMEVDGPERAGEAFAAAIDAGQEGVVVKAPDAPYDAGRRGAAWVKVKPRHTLDLVVLAVEWGSGRRQGWLSNLHLGARDPRTGDFVMLGKTFKGLTDEVLRWQTERFLSLAVERGDWVVRVRPEQVVEIAFDGVQTSSRYPGGVALRFARVVRYRDDKTAAEADTIDAVRAIHAGRLTG; encoded by the coding sequence ATGGGGTCCGTGCGGTTCCTCGACCTGGCAGCCACCTCCGCCGCCGTCGGCGCCACCCGTGCCCGCCGGGCCAAGGTGGAGCTGCTGGCCGAGGCGTTGCGGGCGCTCGACCCCGACGAGGTTCCGGCCGGCGCGGGGTGGCTGGCCGGCGAGCTGCGCCAGCGGCAGACCGGGGTGGGCTGGGCGAGCCTGCGTGACCTGCCGCCGCCGGCGGCGGAGCCGACCCTGACCGTGGCCGCGGTCGACGCGGCCATCGACGAGATCGCGGCGGTGCGCGGGCCGGGTTCGCAGGCGCGCCGCCGGTCGTTGCTCGGCGCGCTCTACGCCGCCGCCACCGCCGACGAGCAGCGGCTGCTGACCGGCCTGTTCAGCGGCGAGCTGCGGCAGGGCGCCCAGGCGGGCCTGCTCGCCGACGCGGTGGCCCGGGCGGCCGAGGTGCCGGTCGCCGCCGTACGCCGGGCCCTGCTGCTCGCCGGCGACCTGCGGGCGGTCGCGGTCGCCGCGCTCGACGGCGGCGCGTCGGCGCTGGCCGCCTTCGGCCTCCAGGTCGGCCGCCCGCTCGCGCCGATGCTGGCCCAGAGCGCGCCCTCGGTCGACGAGGCGCTGGCGGCCACCGGCACGCCCGCCGTGGTCGACGTCAAGCTCGACGGCATCCGGATCCAGGTGCACCGCTCCGGCCACGACATCGCGGTCTTCACGCGCAGCCTCGACGACATCACCGCCCGGGTGCCCGAGGTGGTCGCCGCCGTGCGCGCGCTGCCCGCCCGTGAGCTGGTGCTCGACGGCGAGGCGATCGGGCTGGACGCGACGGGCCGGCCGCTGCCGTTCCAGGAGACGTCGAGCCGGGCGGCCCGGCGCACCACCCCGAGCACCACGGGCCGCGCCCCGGTCGCCCCGGCCGTGCTCGCCGCCGCCGAGACCACCGGCGAGCCGGTGCTGACGCCCTACTTCTTCGACCTGCTGCACATCGACGGCGACGACATGATCGACCTGCCCGGCCGGGAGCGCTGGGCGGCGCTCGCCGCGGCGGTCGACCCGCCGCTGCTGGTCGGCCGGATGGAGGTCGACGGCCCGGAGCGGGCCGGCGAGGCCTTCGCCGCCGCGATCGACGCCGGCCAGGAGGGGGTCGTGGTGAAGGCGCCCGACGCCCCCTACGACGCCGGACGCAGGGGCGCCGCCTGGGTCAAGGTGAAGCCGCGGCACACCCTCGACCTGGTGGTGCTGGCGGTCGAGTGGGGCAGCGGCCGGCGTCAGGGCTGGCTGTCCAACCTGCATCTCGGCGCGCGCGACCCGCGCACCGGCGACTTCGTCATGCTCGGCAAGACGTTCAAGGGCCTCACCGACGAGGTGCTGCGCTGGCAGACCGAGCGGTTCCTCTCCCTCGCCGTCGAGCGCGGCGACTGGGTGGTGCGGGTCCGCCCGGAGCAGGTGGTCGAGATCGCGTTCGACGGGGTGCAGACCAGCTCCCGCTACCCGGGCGGGGTGGCGCTGCGCTTCGCCCGGGTGGTGCGCTACCGCGACGACAAGACGGCGGCCGAGGCCGACACCATCGACGCGGTGCGCGCCATCCACGCCGGCCGGCTCACGGGCTGA
- a CDS encoding cobyrinate a,c-diamide synthase gives MTDVPRLVLSAPSSGHGKNALAIGLLAALADRGVDVAGFKVGPDHVDAAYLGLAAGRPGRTLDPRLVGADRVAPLVARGARGAGFALVQGSMGLYDSLSGRPESESTAAVATALRSPVVLVVDVAAMGQSVAALVHGFRAYDEQLWLGGVVLNRVASARHEELLRAALDDIGVPVYGVLRRHDLPAVLPSRRQGAVPALARTGEATRAVRRLGEAVAATVDLDRLLGLARSAPPLPAAPWTPEVDRPAADPRPVVAVAGAAGGSYGHVEATELLRAAGAEVVTVDPLHDEALPTGVGALVVGGGLPEAYAEQLSANRRLCIAVAELARTGRPVVAEGAGLLWLARELDGLPMCGVLDAVGTSRDGLVVGYREATALTDSVVASAGAVVTGHKEHRAVLTPRAGARPAWSWDGGAPEGFVWRGVHASQLTVHWAAYPQLAARLVDAAARAAADPATARPGGVPA, from the coding sequence ATGACCGACGTGCCGCGCCTGGTGCTCAGCGCGCCGTCCTCCGGCCACGGCAAGAACGCGCTGGCGATCGGGCTGCTCGCGGCGCTCGCCGACCGGGGCGTCGACGTCGCCGGGTTCAAGGTCGGCCCGGACCACGTCGACGCCGCGTACCTCGGGCTGGCCGCCGGCCGCCCCGGCCGCACCCTCGACCCCCGGCTGGTCGGCGCCGACCGGGTCGCCCCGCTGGTCGCCCGCGGGGCGCGGGGCGCCGGGTTCGCGCTCGTGCAGGGCAGCATGGGGCTGTACGACAGCCTCTCCGGCCGGCCCGAGAGCGAGTCGACGGCCGCCGTGGCGACCGCGCTGCGCAGCCCCGTCGTGCTGGTGGTCGACGTCGCCGCGATGGGGCAGTCGGTGGCGGCCCTGGTGCACGGCTTCCGGGCGTACGACGAGCAGCTCTGGCTCGGTGGGGTGGTCCTCAACCGGGTGGCGTCGGCGCGACACGAGGAGTTGCTGCGCGCGGCGCTCGACGACATCGGCGTTCCGGTCTACGGCGTGCTGCGCCGCCACGACCTGCCGGCGGTGCTGCCGTCGCGCCGGCAGGGGGCGGTGCCCGCGCTCGCCCGCACCGGCGAGGCCACCCGCGCGGTCCGCCGGCTCGGCGAGGCGGTCGCCGCCACGGTCGACCTGGACCGGCTGCTGGGGCTGGCCCGCTCCGCCCCGCCGCTGCCGGCGGCCCCCTGGACGCCCGAGGTCGACCGGCCCGCCGCCGACCCGCGCCCGGTCGTCGCGGTCGCCGGGGCGGCGGGCGGCAGCTACGGCCACGTCGAGGCCACGGAGCTGCTCCGGGCGGCCGGCGCGGAGGTGGTGACGGTCGATCCGCTGCACGACGAGGCGCTGCCCACCGGCGTCGGCGCGTTGGTCGTCGGCGGCGGGCTGCCCGAGGCGTACGCCGAGCAGCTCTCCGCCAACCGCCGGCTCTGCATCGCCGTCGCCGAGCTGGCCCGCACCGGACGGCCGGTCGTCGCCGAGGGGGCCGGCCTGCTCTGGCTGGCCCGGGAGCTGGACGGGCTGCCCATGTGCGGGGTGCTCGACGCGGTGGGGACCAGCCGCGACGGCCTGGTCGTCGGCTACCGGGAGGCGACGGCGCTGACCGACAGCGTGGTGGCCTCGGCGGGCGCGGTCGTGACCGGGCACAAGGAGCACCGCGCCGTGCTCACCCCGCGGGCCGGGGCGCGGCCGGCCTGGAGCTGGGACGGCGGGGCGCCCGAGGGCTTCGTCTGGCGGGGTGTGCACGCCTCCCAGCTCACCGTGCACTGGGCGGCGTACCCGCAGCTCGCCGCCCGGCTGGTCGACGCGGCGGCGCGGGCGGCGGCCGACCCCGCGACCGCCCGGCCGGGCGGGGTGCCCGCGTGA
- a CDS encoding SURF1 family protein, giving the protein MVVYRFLLTPRWLGILALTLVASAVMVLLGNWQLDRYHGRTEINERIDAGLRMAPVPLRDVLPAPTGGSGTAGPAPAEDKSWTKVTVTGRYDPANVVLVRGRSVDRKVGFEVVTPLVLADGTAVLVDRGWIPPARGGDATVQPEVPPAPTGEVTVTGRVHLSESGSVDVSRREGKLETRRIGVPRLARELPYPVHGAYLLLDEQTPAADPVFKDVPVGYTNNWQNFGYVVQWWIFAVMTLFGYGWVARREARRLAGVGRERPTDRAAEPASHTAA; this is encoded by the coding sequence GTGGTCGTGTACCGGTTCCTGTTGACGCCGCGCTGGCTGGGCATCCTCGCGCTGACCCTGGTCGCCTCGGCGGTGATGGTGCTGCTCGGCAACTGGCAGCTGGACCGCTACCACGGGCGCACGGAGATCAACGAGCGGATCGACGCCGGCCTGCGGATGGCCCCGGTGCCACTGCGCGACGTGCTGCCCGCCCCGACCGGGGGCAGCGGCACGGCCGGCCCCGCGCCCGCCGAGGACAAGTCGTGGACCAAGGTCACCGTGACCGGCCGCTACGACCCGGCGAACGTCGTCCTGGTCCGGGGCCGCTCGGTGGACCGCAAGGTCGGCTTCGAGGTGGTGACCCCGCTCGTCCTGGCCGACGGCACGGCGGTGCTGGTGGACCGGGGTTGGATTCCGCCGGCCCGGGGCGGCGACGCGACCGTCCAGCCGGAGGTGCCACCCGCCCCTACCGGCGAGGTCACCGTCACCGGCCGGGTGCACCTGAGCGAGAGCGGCTCGGTCGACGTCTCGCGGCGCGAGGGCAAGCTGGAGACCCGGCGGATCGGCGTGCCCCGGCTGGCGCGTGAGCTGCCCTACCCGGTGCACGGCGCGTACCTGCTGCTGGACGAGCAGACCCCGGCGGCCGATCCGGTCTTCAAGGACGTGCCGGTCGGTTACACGAACAACTGGCAGAACTTCGGCTACGTCGTACAGTGGTGGATCTTCGCCGTGATGACCCTCTTCGGCTACGGCTGGGTGGCCCGGCGGGAGGCCCGTCGGCTGGCAGGCGTGGGACGCGAGCGTCCCACCGACCGCGCCGCCGAGCCCGCCTCGCACACCGCCGCCTGA